In one Lolium rigidum isolate FL_2022 chromosome 3, APGP_CSIRO_Lrig_0.1, whole genome shotgun sequence genomic region, the following are encoded:
- the LOC124702752 gene encoding formimidoyltransferase-cyclodeaminase-like, whose translation MESKLTNQAKVKTKLSMMHSKVICCKLYISESQNAMVVDAISRIGQKDPEVVLLSKFEDEYYNRVRYTLVSYIISGSSTGEAVFSPIRKVLLAMIETAFSAINLEVHCGTHPRIGVVDDLSFHPLSQAATMEDAAQLAKLVASDIGNGLQVPVFLYAAAHPSGKSVSAVRRELGYYRPNHKGIQWAGQVLPDTLPMKPDVGPIHVSRERGATMVGAKPFIESYNVPILCKDIPTVRRITRRVTGRSGGFPTVQALALFHGDNCTEIACLLDPDHVGTDQVQWLVEQIAEEQGLEVDKGYPTDLPRDIMLERYFKTISAAD comes from the exons TAAAGACAAAGCTCAGCATGATGCACTCAAAGGTTATCTGCTGCAAGCTCTACATCTCTGAAAGCCAAAATGCCATGGTTGTTGATGCAATCAGTCGCATAGGACAGAAAGACCCTGAGGTGGTTTTACTCAGCAAGTTCGAGGATGAGTACTACAACCGTGTCCGCTACACGCTCGTCTCCTATATCATCAGCGGCAGCTCAACTGGTGAAGCTGTATTTAGCCCAATCAGGAAAGTATTGTTGGCAATGATTGAGACTGCATTTTCAGCCATAAATCTTGAAGTGCACTGCGGAACTCATCCAAGGATTGGTGTCGTTGATGACTTATCATTCCACCCCTTGAGTCAAGCAGCCACAATGGAGGATGCTGCTCAGCTGGCTAAGCTGGTGGCCTCTGACATTGGCAATGGCTTGCAAG TCCCAGTGTTCCTGTATGCGGCAGCACACCCCAGTGGCAAGAGTGTTAGTGCAGTACGACGTGAGCTCGGCTACTACAGGCCAAATCACAAGGGCATCCAATGGGCAGGTCAGGTGCTCCCTGATACTCTTCCAATGAAGCCAGATGTGGGCCCAATTCATGTTTCTCGTGAAAGAGGTGCCACAATGGTCGGAGCTAAACCTTTTATTGAGAGCTATAATGTACCAATACTGTGTAAAGATATCCCAACCGTGAGGAGGATTACCCGAAGGGTGACCGGACGGAGTGGAGGTTTCCCgacagtgcaagcacttgccctttTCCATGGGGATAATTGCACGGAGATTGCATGCTTGTTGGATCCAGATCATGTTGGTACCGATCAGGTTCAATGGCTGGTGGAGCAGATAGCAGAGGAGCAAGGACTTGAAGTTGACAAGGGTTATCCCACCGACTTGCCCAGGGATATAATGCTAGAAAGGTACTTCAAGACGATTTCTGCTGCTGATTGA